The following are from one region of the Staphylococcus argenteus genome:
- the rplI gene encoding 50S ribosomal protein L9, with protein sequence MKVIFTQDVKGKGKKGEVKEVPVGYANNFLLKKNYAVEATPGNLKQLELQKKRAKEERQQEIEDAKALKETLSNIEVEVSAKTGEGGKLFGSVSTKQIAEALKAQHDIKIDKRKMDLPNGIHSLGYTNVPVKLDKEVEGTIRVHTVEQ encoded by the coding sequence ATGAAAGTAATTTTTACACAAGATGTTAAAGGTAAAGGTAAAAAAGGTGAAGTTAAAGAAGTACCAGTAGGTTATGCAAATAACTTCTTATTGAAAAAGAATTATGCAGTCGAAGCAACACCAGGTAACCTTAAACAATTAGAGTTACAGAAAAAACGTGCAAAAGAAGAAAGACAACAAGAAATTGAAGATGCTAAAGCATTAAAAGAAACATTATCAAATATCGAAGTTGAAGTATCAGCTAAAACTGGTGAAGGCGGTAAGTTGTTTGGTTCAGTAAGTACGAAACAAATTGCTGAAGCATTAAAAGCGCAACACGATATTAAAATCGATAAACGTAAAATGGATTTACCAAACGGAATTCATTCCCTAGGATATACGAATGTACCAGTTAAATTGGATAAAGAAGTTGAAGGTACAATTCGCGTACACACAGTTGAACAATAA
- a CDS encoding adenylosuccinate synthase: MSSIVVVGTQWGDEGKGKITDFLAEQSDVIARFSGGNNAGHTIQFGGETYKLHLVPSGIFYKDKLAVIGNGVVVDPVALLKELDGLNERGIPTSNLRISNRAQVILPYHLAQDEYEERLRGDNKIGTTKKGIGPAYVDKVQRIGIRMADLLEKETFERLLKSNIEYKQAYFKGMFNETCPSFDDIFEEYYAAGQRLKEFVTDTSKILDDAFVADEKVLFEGAQGVMLDIDHGTYPFVTSSNPIAGNVTVGTGVGPTFVSKVIGVCKAYTSRVGDGPFPTELFDEDGHHIREVGREYGTTTGRPRRVGWFDSVVLRHSRRVSGITDLSINSIDVLTGLDTVKICTAYELDGEEITEYPANLDQLKRCKPIFEELPGWTEDVTSVRTLEELPENARKYLERISELCNVQISIFSVGPDRAQTNLLKELW, encoded by the coding sequence ATGTCATCAATCGTAGTAGTTGGGACACAATGGGGAGACGAAGGAAAAGGAAAGATTACGGATTTCTTAGCAGAACAATCGGATGTTATCGCACGTTTTTCAGGTGGTAATAATGCAGGCCATACAATTCAATTTGGCGGAGAAACATATAAATTACATTTAGTGCCATCTGGTATCTTTTACAAAGATAAATTAGCGGTAATCGGTAACGGTGTCGTTGTTGATCCAGTTGCACTATTAAAAGAATTAGACGGATTAAATGAACGTGGCATTCCTACAAGTAATTTACGTATTTCTAATCGCGCGCAAGTGATTTTACCATATCACTTAGCACAAGATGAATATGAGGAACGTTTACGTGGCGACAACAAGATTGGTACTACTAAAAAAGGTATCGGTCCAGCATATGTAGACAAAGTTCAACGTATCGGAATTCGTATGGCAGATTTACTTGAAAAAGAAACGTTTGAAAGATTATTGAAATCAAATATTGAATATAAACAAGCATATTTCAAAGGTATGTTTAATGAAACGTGCCCATCATTTGATGACATCTTTGAAGAATACTATGCAGCAGGTCAACGTCTAAAAGAATTTGTAACAGACACATCAAAAATCTTAGACGATGCATTTGTAGCAGATGAAAAAGTTCTTTTCGAAGGTGCGCAAGGTGTAATGTTAGATATCGACCATGGTACATATCCATTCGTTACATCAAGTAACCCAATTGCAGGTAACGTTACAGTAGGTACAGGTGTAGGCCCAACATTCGTTTCAAAAGTAATTGGTGTATGTAAAGCTTACACATCACGTGTTGGTGACGGTCCATTCCCAACTGAATTATTCGATGAAGATGGACATCATATTAGAGAGGTTGGTCGTGAATACGGTACAACAACAGGACGTCCACGTCGTGTAGGTTGGTTTGATTCAGTTGTATTACGTCACTCTCGTCGTGTAAGTGGTATTACAGATTTATCTATTAACTCAATCGATGTTTTAACAGGTTTAGATACAGTGAAAATCTGTACAGCTTATGAACTAGATGGTGAAGAAATTACTGAATACCCAGCGAACTTAGATCAATTAAAACGTTGTAAACCAATCTTTGAAGAGTTACCAGGTTGGACAGAAGACGTAACAAGTGTGCGTACATTAGAAGAATTACCTGAAAATGCACGTAAATATTTAGAGCGTATTTCAGAATTATGTAATGTACAAATTTCTATCTTCTCAGTTGGTCCAGATAGAGCACAAACAAACTTATTAAAAGAATTGTGGTAA
- the yycF gene encoding response regulator YycF: protein MARKVVVVDDEKPIADILEFNLKKEGYDVYCAYDGNDAVDLIYEEEPDIVLLDIMLPGRDGMEVCREVRKKYEMPIIMLTAKDSEIDKVLGLELGADDYVTKPFSTRELIARVKANLRRHYSQPAQDTGNVTNEITIKDIVIYPDAYSIKKRGEDIELTHREFELFHYLSKHMGQVMTREHLLQTVWGYDYFGDVRTVDVTIRRLREKIEDDPSHPEYIVTRRGVGYFLQQHE from the coding sequence ATGGCTAGAAAAGTTGTTGTAGTTGATGATGAAAAACCGATTGCTGATATTTTAGAATTTAATTTAAAAAAAGAAGGATACGATGTGTACTGTGCATATGATGGTAATGACGCAGTAGACTTAATTTATGAAGAAGAACCAGACATCGTATTATTAGATATTATGTTACCTGGTCGTGATGGTATGGAAGTATGTCGTGAAGTGCGCAAAAAATACGAAATGCCAATTATTATGCTAACTGCTAAAGACTCAGAAATTGATAAAGTACTTGGTTTAGAACTAGGTGCAGATGACTATGTAACGAAACCATTTAGTACGCGTGAATTAATTGCACGTGTGAAAGCTAATTTACGCCGTCATTACTCACAACCAGCGCAAGACACTGGGAACGTGACGAATGAAATCACAATTAAAGATATTGTGATTTATCCTGACGCATATTCTATTAAAAAACGTGGCGAAGATATTGAATTAACACATCGTGAATTTGAATTGTTTCATTATTTATCAAAACATATGGGGCAAGTTATGACACGTGAACATTTATTACAAACAGTATGGGGCTATGATTACTTTGGCGATGTACGTACAGTCGATGTAACGATTCGTCGTTTACGTGAAAAAATTGAAGATGATCCGTCACATCCTGAATATATTGTTACGCGTAGAGGCGTTGGATATTTCCTCCAACAGCATGAGTAG
- the gdpP gene encoding cyclic-di-AMP phosphodiesterase GdpP: protein MNRQSTKKALLIPFVIMIITAIVLMGVWFIFNSLIALIASIVLVVMIIVSVILFRQALMKMDNYVDDLSAQISTTNNKAIKHLPIGIIVLDENDHIEWVNQFMTDHMEANVISESVNEVFPNILKQLDRVKSVEIEYNQYHFQVRYSEHDHCLYFFDITEQVQTNELYENSKPIIATLFLDNYDEITQNMNDTQRSEINSMVTRVISRWATEYNIFFKRYSSDQFVAYLNQKILADLEESKFDILSQLREKSVGYRAQLTLSIGVGEGTENLIDLGELSQSGLDLALGRGGDQVAIKSINGNVRFYGGKTDPMEKRTRVRARVISHALKDILAEGDKVIIMGHKRPDLDAIGAAIGVSRFAMMNNLEAYIVLNESDIDPTLRRVMNEIDKKPELRERFITSDDAWDMMTSKTTVVIVDTHKPELVLDENVLNKANRKVVIDHHRRGESFISNPLLVYMEPYASSTAELVTELLEYQPTEQRLTRLESTVMYAGIIVDTRNFTLRTGSRTFDAASYLRAHGADTILTQHFLKDDVDTYINRSELIRTVKVEDNGIAIAHGSEDKIYHPVTVAQAADELLSLEGIEASYVVARREDNLIGISARSLGSVNVQLTMEALGGGGHLTNAATQLKGVTVEQAIAQLQQAITEQLSRSEDA, encoded by the coding sequence ATGAATCGGCAGTCCACTAAGAAAGCTTTACTAATACCATTTGTCATCATGATTATCACAGCAATTGTTTTAATGGGTGTATGGTTTATCTTTAATAGTCTTATAGCATTAATTGCATCTATCGTTCTTGTCGTGATGATTATTGTTAGCGTCATTTTATTTAGACAAGCTTTAATGAAAATGGATAATTATGTAGATGATTTGAGTGCCCAAATTTCAACAACGAATAATAAAGCAATCAAACATTTACCAATAGGTATAATTGTTTTAGATGAAAATGACCATATCGAATGGGTTAACCAATTCATGACGGATCATATGGAAGCAAATGTCATTTCAGAATCTGTGAATGAAGTATTTCCTAACATTTTAAAGCAATTAGATAGAGTGAAATCTGTTGAAATAGAATATAATCAGTATCATTTCCAAGTACGTTATTCAGAGCATGATCACTGTCTCTATTTCTTTGATATAACTGAACAAGTACAAACAAATGAGTTATATGAAAACTCTAAACCGATTATTGCGACATTATTTTTAGATAACTACGATGAGATTACGCAAAATATGAATGACACACAGCGTTCGGAAATTAATTCTATGGTGACGCGTGTCATTAGTCGATGGGCGACAGAATATAACATATTCTTTAAAAGATATAGTTCTGATCAATTTGTAGCATATTTAAACCAAAAAATATTAGCGGACTTAGAAGAGTCTAAATTTGATATTTTAAGTCAATTACGTGAAAAGAGTGTTGGTTATCGTGCTCAATTAACATTAAGTATCGGTGTTGGTGAAGGTACTGAAAACTTAATCGATTTAGGTGAGTTGTCTCAATCAGGATTGGACTTAGCATTAGGACGTGGCGGTGACCAAGTTGCTATTAAGAGTATTAATGGCAATGTGCGTTTTTACGGTGGTAAGACTGACCCGATGGAGAAACGTACTCGTGTAAGAGCACGTGTTATCTCACATGCATTAAAAGATATCCTTGCAGAAGGTGACAAAGTTATTATTATGGGACATAAACGTCCTGACTTAGATGCAATCGGTGCGGCAATTGGGGTATCTCGATTTGCGATGATGAACAATTTAGAAGCGTACATCGTATTGAATGAGTCAGATATTGATCCAACATTACGACGTGTTATGAATGAAATTGATAAAAAGCCAGAGTTAAGAGAGCGATTTATTACATCAGATGATGCTTGGGATATGATGACATCTAAGACAACCGTAGTGATTGTTGATACACATAAACCGGAACTTGTTTTAGATGAAAATGTCTTAAATAAAGCAAACCGTAAAGTTGTTATCGATCATCATAGACGTGGTGAAAGCTTCATTTCTAATCCGTTGTTGGTATATATGGAACCATATGCAAGTTCAACAGCAGAACTTGTAACAGAATTACTGGAGTACCAACCAACAGAACAACGTTTAACACGTCTTGAATCAACTGTAATGTATGCAGGTATTATTGTAGATACAAGAAACTTCACATTACGTACAGGTTCAAGAACGTTTGATGCAGCAAGTTATTTACGTGCTCATGGGGCAGATACGATTTTAACCCAACATTTCTTAAAAGATGATGTGGATACGTACATTAATCGATCTGAACTTATTCGAACAGTAAAAGTTGAAGATAATGGCATAGCAATTGCCCATGGTTCAGAAGATAAAATTTATCACCCAGTAACAGTTGCGCAAGCGGCAGATGAACTGTTAAGTTTAGAAGGTATAGAAGCATCGTATGTTGTTGCGAGACGTGAAGATAATTTGATAGGTATATCAGCACGCTCACTCGGTTCAGTAAATGTCCAACTAACAATGGAAGCGCTTGGTGGCGGTGGGCATTTAACTAATGCTGCAACACAACTTAAAGGTGTTACAGTTGAACAAGCGATAGCACAATTACAACAAGCAATTACAGAACAATTAAGTAGGAGTGAAGATGCATGA
- a CDS encoding two-component system regulatory protein YycI has protein sequence MNWKLTKTLFIFVFILVNIVLVSIYINKVNRSHINEVESNNEVNFQQEEIKVPASILNKSVKGIQLEQITGRSKDFSSKAKGDSDLSTSDGGKLLNANISQSVKVSDNNLKDLKDYVNKRVFKGTEYQLSEISSGSVKYEQTYDDFPILNNSKAMLNFNIEDNKATTYKQTMMDDIKPTDGADKKHQVISVRKAIEALYYNRYLKKGDEVINARLGYYSVVNETNVQLLQPNWEIKVKHNGKEKTNTYYVEATNNNPKIINH, from the coding sequence ATGAACTGGAAATTGACGAAGACGCTTTTCATTTTCGTATTTATTCTTGTCAACATCGTGTTAGTATCGATTTATATTAACAAAGTTAATCGTTCACACATTAATGAAGTTGAAAGCAACAATGAAGTGAATTTTCAACAAGAAGAAATTAAGGTGCCGGCTAGTATTTTAAATAAATCAGTTAAAGGCATACAATTAGAGCAAATTACAGGGCGTTCAAAAGACTTTAGTTCTAAAGCTAAAGGTGATTCAGATTTGTCTACATCAGATGGTGGAAAATTACTAAATGCGAACATCAGCCAATCGGTAAAAGTTAGTGATAATAACTTAAAAGACTTAAAAGATTACGTTAACAAACGCGTATTTAAAGGTACAGAATATCAATTAAGTGAGATTAGTTCAGGTTCCGTAAAATATGAACAAACGTATGATGATTTTCCAATTTTAAATAATAGCAAAGCGATGTTGAATTTTAATATAGAAGACAACAAAGCGACAACTTATAAACAGACAATGATGGACGACATTAAGCCAACAGATGGTGCAGATAAGAAGCATCAAGTTATTAGTGTGAGAAAAGCAATCGAGGCATTATATTATAATCGTTACTTGAAAAAAGGTGACGAAGTAATCAATGCAAGACTTGGTTACTATTCGGTTGTGAATGAAACGAACGTTCAATTGTTACAGCCAAACTGGGAAATTAAAGTAAAGCATAACGGTAAAGAGAAAACGAATACTTACTATGTCGAAGCGACAAATAATAACCCTAAAATTATTAATCATTAA
- the walK gene encoding cell wall metabolism sensor histidine kinase WalK, giving the protein MKWLKQLQSLHTKLVIVYVLLIIIGMQIIGLYFTNNLEKELLDNFKKNITQYAKQLEISIEKVYDEKGSVNAQKDIQNLLSEYANRQEIGEIRFIDKDQIIVATTKQSNRSLINQKANDSSVQKALSLGQSNDHLILKDYGNGKDRVWVYNIPVKVDKKVIGNIYIESKINDVYNQLNNINQIFIVGTAISLLITVILGFFIARTITKPITDMRNQTVEMSRGNYTQRVKIYGNDEIGELALAFNNLSKRVQEAQANTESEKRRLDSVITHMSDGIIATDRRGRIRIVNDMALKMLGMAKEDIIGYYMLSVLSLEDEFKLEEIQENNDSFLLDLNEEEGLIARVNFSTIVQETGFVTGYIAVLHDVTEQQQVERERREFVANVSHELRTPLTSMNSYIEALEEGAWKDEELAPQFLSVTREETERMIRLVNDLLQLSKMDNESDQINKEIIDFNMFINKIINRHEMSAKDTTFIRDIPKKTIFTEFDPDKMTQVFDNVITNAMKYSRGDKRVEFHVKQNPLYNRMTIRIKDNGIGIPINKVDKIFDRFYRVDKARTRKMGGTGLGLAISKEIVEAHNGRIWANSVEGQGTSIFITLPCEVIEDGDWDE; this is encoded by the coding sequence ATGAAGTGGCTAAAACAACTACAATCCCTTCATACTAAACTTGTAATTGTTTATGTATTACTGATTATCATTGGTATGCAAATTATCGGGTTATATTTTACAAATAACCTTGAAAAAGAGCTACTTGATAATTTTAAAAAGAATATTACCCAATATGCAAAACAATTAGAAATTAGTATTGAAAAAGTATATGACGAAAAGGGCTCCGTAAATGCACAAAAAGATATTCAAAATTTATTAAGTGAGTATGCCAACCGTCAAGAAATTGGAGAAATTCGTTTTATAGATAAAGACCAAATTATTGTCGCAACGACGAAGCAGTCTAACCGTAGTCTAATCAATCAAAAAGCAAATGATAGTTCTGTTCAAAAAGCATTATCATTAGGACAATCGAATGATCATTTAATTTTAAAAGATTATGGTAACGGAAAAGACCGTGTGTGGGTGTATAACATTCCAGTTAAAGTCGATAAAAAAGTAATAGGTAATATCTATATCGAATCAAAAATTAATGACGTTTATAACCAATTAAATAATATTAACCAAATATTCATTGTTGGTACAGCTATTTCATTATTAATTACAGTCATCTTGGGATTCTTTATAGCGCGAACAATTACCAAACCTATCACCGATATGCGTAACCAGACAGTCGAAATGTCGCGAGGTAACTACACGCAACGTGTGAAGATTTATGGTAATGATGAAATTGGTGAATTAGCCCTAGCATTCAATAACTTGTCCAAACGTGTGCAAGAAGCTCAGGCTAATACTGAAAGTGAGAAACGTAGACTTGACTCAGTTATTACACATATGAGTGATGGTATTATCGCAACAGACCGCCGAGGACGTATTCGTATTGTCAATGACATGGCACTTAAAATGCTTGGTATGGCTAAAGAAGATATTATTGGTTACTATATGTTAAGTGTATTAAGTCTTGAAGATGAGTTTAAACTTGAAGAGATTCAAGAGAATAACGATAGTTTCTTACTAGATTTAAACGAAGAAGAAGGTCTAATCGCACGTGTTAACTTTAGTACGATTGTGCAGGAAACAGGCTTTGTAACGGGTTATATTGCCGTGTTACATGACGTTACTGAACAACAACAAGTTGAACGTGAACGTCGCGAATTCGTTGCCAATGTATCACATGAGTTACGTACACCATTAACATCAATGAATAGTTACATTGAAGCACTTGAAGAAGGCGCATGGAAAGATGAAGAACTGGCACCACAATTTTTATCCGTTACTCGTGAAGAAACGGAACGAATGATTCGACTTGTAAATGACTTGCTACAATTATCAAAAATGGATAATGAATCAGATCAAATCAACAAAGAAATTATCGACTTTAACATGTTTATTAATAAAATTATTAACCGACATGAAATGTCTGCTAAAGATACGACATTTATTCGAGATATTCCGAAGAAGACAATTTTCACTGAATTTGATCCTGATAAAATGACGCAAGTATTTGATAATGTCATCACGAATGCGATGAAATATTCGAGGGGCGATAAACGTGTCGAGTTCCACGTGAAACAAAACCCACTTTATAATCGAATGACCATTCGTATTAAAGATAATGGTATCGGTATCCCTATTAATAAAGTAGATAAGATATTCGATAGATTCTATCGTGTTGATAAGGCACGTACGCGTAAAATGGGTGGTACTGGATTAGGATTAGCCATTTCGAAAGAGATTGTGGAAGCGCACAATGGTCGTATTTGGGCAAACAGTGTAGAAGGTCAAGGTACATCTATCTTTATTACACTTCCTTGTGAAGTCATTGAAGACGGTGATTGGGATGAATAA
- the dnaB gene encoding replicative DNA helicase, protein MDRMYEQNQMPHSNEAEQSVLGSIIIDPELINTTQEVLLPESFYRGAHQHIFRAMMHLNEDNKEIDVVTLMDQLSSEGTLNEAGGPQYLAELSTNVPTTRNVQYYTDIVSKHALKRRLIQTADSIANDGYNDELELDAILSDAERRILELSSSRESDGFKDIRDVLGQVYETAEELDQNSGQTPGIPTGYRDLDQMTAGFNRNDLIILAARPSVGKTAFALNIAQKVATHEDMYTVGIFSLEMGADQLATRMICSSGNVDSNRLRTGTMTEEDWSRFTIAVGKLSRTKIFIDDTPGIRINDLRSKCRRLKQEHGLDMIVIDYLQLIQGSGSRASDNRQQEVSEISRTLKALARELECPVIALSQLSRGVEQRQDKRPMMSDIRESGSIEQDADIVAFLYRDDYYNRGGDEDDDDDSGFEPQTNDENGEIEIIIAKQRNGPTGTVKLHFMKQYNKFTDIDYAHADMM, encoded by the coding sequence ATGGATAGAATGTATGAGCAAAATCAAATGCCACATAGCAATGAAGCTGAACAGTCTGTCTTAGGTTCAATTATTATCGATCCAGAATTGATTAATACTACTCAGGAAGTCTTGCTTCCTGAGTCGTTTTATAGGGGTGCCCATCAACATATTTTCCGTGCAATGATGCACTTAAATGAAGATAACAAAGAAATTGATGTTGTAACATTGATGGATCAGTTATCAAGTGAAGGTACGTTGAATGAAGCGGGTGGTCCGCAATATCTTGCAGAGTTATCTACAAATGTACCAACGACACGAAATGTTCAGTATTATACGGACATCGTTTCTAAGCATGCATTAAAGCGTAGATTAATACAGACTGCGGATAGTATTGCCAATGATGGATATAATGATGAACTTGAACTAGATGCGATATTGAGTGATGCAGAACGTCGTATTTTAGAGCTATCATCTTCTCGCGAAAGTGATGGCTTTAAAGATATTCGTGACGTGTTGGGACAAGTATATGAAACAGCTGAAGAACTTGATCAAAATAGTGGTCAAACGCCAGGTATCCCTACAGGATATCGAGATTTAGACCAGATGACAGCTGGGTTTAACCGTAATGATTTAATTATCCTTGCAGCGCGTCCATCTGTAGGTAAGACTGCGTTCGCACTTAACATTGCACAAAAAGTTGCAACACACGAAGATATGTATACAGTTGGTATTTTTTCACTAGAGATGGGTGCTGACCAGTTAGCAACACGTATGATTTGTAGTTCTGGTAATGTTGACTCAAACCGATTAAGAACAGGTACTATGACTGAGGAAGACTGGAGTCGATTCACGATTGCTGTCGGTAAATTGTCGCGTACGAAGATTTTTATCGACGATACCCCAGGTATTCGAATTAATGATTTACGATCTAAGTGCCGTCGATTAAAACAAGAACATGGTTTAGACATGATTGTGATTGACTACTTACAGTTGATTCAAGGTAGTGGTTCACGTGCGTCGGATAACAGACAACAAGAAGTTTCTGAAATCTCTCGTACATTAAAAGCATTAGCTCGTGAATTAGAATGTCCAGTTATTGCATTGAGTCAGTTATCTCGTGGTGTAGAACAACGACAAGATAAACGTCCAATGATGAGTGATATTCGTGAATCTGGTTCAATTGAGCAAGATGCCGATATCGTTGCATTCTTATATCGTGATGATTACTATAACCGTGGTGGCGATGAAGATGATGACGACGATAGTGGTTTCGAGCCACAAACTAATGATGAAAATGGTGAAATTGAAATCATCATTGCCAAACAACGTAACGGTCCAACAGGAACAGTTAAGTTACACTTTATGAAACAATACAATAAATTTACAGATATCGATTATGCACATGCCGATATGATGTAA
- a CDS encoding YybS family protein, which translates to MGVAYVFSKIQPKATMIATIMLIFVALALYQMPGLGLVFALFATIPGIVLWNKSTQSFGISALITVIITTILGNTFVLSAIILVLIASLIIGQLLKEKTSKERILYVTTVAMSLISLIAFMLLQTFGKIPSSASLVKPFKQSLHEVITMSGVDANMTQMLEEGFRQATVQLPGFIIIITFFIVLINLIVTFPILRKFKIATPVFKPLFAWQMSGILLWIYIIVLICLLFTSQPSVFQSILLNFQLVLSLVMYIQGLSVIHFFGKAKGLPNAVTILLLIIGTLLTPTTHIVGLLGVIDLSLNLKRIMKNNSKK; encoded by the coding sequence ATGGGAGTGGCTTATGTGTTTTCAAAAATACAACCTAAAGCAACAATGATTGCAACAATAATGTTGATATTTGTCGCTTTAGCTTTATATCAAATGCCTGGTTTAGGACTAGTATTTGCATTATTTGCAACCATACCAGGTATCGTTTTATGGAATAAATCAACACAATCTTTTGGAATTAGTGCACTTATTACAGTGATTATAACAACCATTCTAGGTAATACTTTCGTGTTAAGTGCTATTATATTAGTCTTAATCGCAAGTTTAATTATCGGTCAATTATTAAAAGAAAAGACATCTAAAGAGAGAATTCTATACGTAACAACTGTAGCGATGAGTTTGATTTCATTAATCGCATTCATGTTACTTCAAACGTTCGGGAAAATTCCTTCCTCAGCAAGCTTAGTAAAACCTTTTAAACAATCACTTCATGAAGTGATTACGATGAGTGGCGTCGATGCAAATATGACCCAAATGCTAGAAGAAGGGTTTAGACAAGCGACCGTTCAATTACCTGGTTTCATCATTATCATTACATTTTTTATTGTCTTAATTAACTTAATCGTTACATTTCCGATTTTACGAAAATTTAAAATCGCAACACCAGTGTTTAAGCCACTTTTCGCATGGCAAATGAGCGGAATTTTATTATGGATATATATTATTGTCCTTATATGCTTGTTATTTACAAGTCAACCAAGTGTGTTCCAGAGCATACTTTTAAATTTCCAACTTGTGTTATCATTAGTGATGTATATTCAAGGTTTAAGTGTTATTCATTTCTTTGGTAAAGCGAAAGGTTTGCCGAATGCAGTAACGATTTTACTATTGATTATCGGTACATTATTGACACCTACGACACATATTGTAGGATTACTTGGTGTTATCGATTTAAGTTTGAATTTGAAGCGAATCATGAAAAATAATTCTAAAAAGTGA
- the yycH gene encoding two-component system activity regulator YycH, with translation MNNKEHIKSVILALLVLMSVVLTYMVWNFSPDIANVDNTDSKKSETKPLTTPMTAKMDTTITPFQIIHSKNDHPEGTVATVSNVNKLTKPLKNKEIKSVEHVRRDHNLMIPDLSSDFTIFDFTYDLPLSTYLGQVLNMNAKVPNHFNFNRLVIDHDAQGHIVLYAISKDRHDYVKLTTTTKNDHFMDALSTVKKEMQPYSDIITNKDTIDRTTHVFAPSKPEKLKTYRMVFNTISVEKMNAILFDDSTIVRSSKSGVTTYNNNTGVANYNDKNEKYHYKNLSEDEASSSKMEETIPGTFDFINNHGGFLKEDFRLFSTNNQSGELTYQRFLNGYPTFNKEDSNEIQVTWGEKGVFDYRRSLLRTDVVLNSEDNKTLPKLESVRSSLANNSDINFEKVTNIAIGYEMQDNPDHNHIEVQINSELVPRWYVEYDGKWYVYNDGRLE, from the coding sequence ATGAATAATAAGGAACATATTAAATCTGTCATTTTAGCGCTACTCGTCTTGATGAGTGTCGTATTGACATATATGGTATGGAATTTTTCTCCTGATATCGCAAATGTCGATAATACAGATAGTAAGAAAAGTGAAACAAAACCTTTAACGACACCAATGACAGCCAAAATGGATACAACAATTACGCCGTTTCAGATTATTCATTCGAAAAATGATCATCCTGAAGGGACGGTTGCGACAGTATCTAACGTGAATAAGCTGACAAAGCCCCTGAAAAATAAAGAAATAAAATCTGTGGAACATGTTCGTCGAGATCATAACTTAATGATTCCAGATTTGAGCAGTGATTTTACGATATTTGATTTTACGTATGATTTACCGTTATCAACGTATCTTGGTCAAGTACTGAACATGAATGCGAAAGTACCGAACCATTTTAATTTCAATCGTTTAGTGATTGATCATGATGCCCAAGGACATATCGTACTTTATGCCATTAGTAAAGATCGTCACGATTACGTGAAATTGACAACTACAACGAAAAATGATCATTTTATGGATGCTTTATCTACAGTTAAAAAAGAAATGCAACCATATTCAGATATCATTACAAATAAAGATACAATTGATCGTACGACACATGTCTTTGCACCAAGTAAACCTGAAAAATTAAAAACTTATCGCATGGTATTTAATACAATTAGTGTTGAAAAAATGAATGCTATATTATTTGACGATTCAACCATTGTTCGTAGTTCGAAGAGTGGTGTCACTACGTATAATAATAATACAGGTGTCGCAAACTATAATGATAAAAATGAAAAATATCATTATAAAAACTTGTCTGAAGATGAAGCAAGTTCCAGCAAAATGGAAGAAACAATACCAGGAACCTTTGATTTTATTAATAATCATGGTGGCTTCTTAAAAGAAGACTTCAGATTGTTTAGTACGAATAATCAGTCAGGTGAGCTAACATATCAACGTTTCCTTAATGGTTATCCAACGTTTAATAAAGAAGACTCTAATGAAATTCAAGTCACTTGGGGTGAAAAGGGCGTCTTTGATTATCGCCGATCATTATTGCGCACAGACGTTGTTTTAAATAGTGAAGATAATAAAACATTGCCGAAATTGGAATCTGTGCGTTCAAGTTTAGCTAACAATAGTGATATTAATTTTGAAAAAGTCACAAACATCGCTATCGGTTACGAAATGCAAGATAATCCAGATCATAATCACATCGAAGTGCAGATTAACAGTGAACTCGTACCTCGTTGGTATGTAGAATATGACGGTAAATGGTATGTTTATAACGATGGGAGGCTTGAATAA